TGGGATTCCCTTATGTCTTACTAATTGTCAGTCTTTGTCTTGGCTAATTTTGAATCCCGCCTTTTGCAAGTCTTCCCAATAGGCTGGGTAGGATTTGGATACAACCTGGGGTTCGTCGATCTTTAATCGTGGCAACATGAAGCAGGCGGGGGCAAAAGCCATTGCCATGCGGTGGTCTTCGTAAGTGGATATTGTTGGAGCAGCTTCGGCAGGACAGCGGTCACCATTCCATGACAGGATGCTGTCTTGTTCGGAGCGTACGATATACCCCAGTTTATGCAATTCTGTGATAAGAGCATTTATGCGGTCGGTTTCCTTGATCTTAAGGCTTTGCAGTCCGGTGAAACGGAAGGGAATGTTCATCAGGCAGCAGGTGACGGCAAAAGTCTGTGCCAGATCGGGAATGTCCACCATATCTTCTGTGAGGTGCTCGACGGGAGTTCCTGTTTGGGTGAGCCTCACTCCGTGCCCAATATATTCGGTATGCACTCCGAGACGCGAAAATATCTCGGCTCCCCGGCTGTCTCCTTGATGGCTGTGGGGAAATAATCCGAGCAAGTCAACGGTGGGGCTGCTTATTTCTGCGCTTCCGGCATTCATGTGCCTATTGCCTGAGAGGGCGACTGTCTGATACCAGTAGGAAGCGGCACTCCAGTCGCTTTCTACGGTGAACGGTACATCCTGATAACCGCCGGGACTGACTGTTATGCTGTTTTCCGAATTCCAGTCTGCCTTTGCACCGAAATCACGCATCAGTTGCAAAGTCAGGTTGATGTACGGGCGGGAGATGATGTTGCCCGTCAGGTGCAGGTGTAAGCCTTTGGGGAGTATAGCCCCTGTCATCAGTAGGGCGGAGATATATTGTGAACTTACATTTCCGGCAAGGGATATTTCTTCCCCCCTCAACTCCGTACCGGTGATGCGCAGGGGAGGAAATCCTTCGTTTCCCTCATATTCTATTTGTGCGCCGAGTTTGCGCAGGGCATCTACAAGTATGTGGATGGGGCGTTGCCGCATACGCTCTGTTCCAGTAATGACACGGGTTCCGGGGATTACGCTGAAATATGCCGTAAGGAAACGCATGGCGGTTCCGGCGGCAAGGATGTCGATATGTTCCGGATTACCATTCAGGGCACGTATCATGACACGGGTATCATCACAGTCACTTAGGTTGCAGGGAGTGATATTGCCATGGGCAAGTGCATGGAGAATAAGCGCCCGGTTGCTGATACTCTT
Above is a window of Bacteroides helcogenes P 36-108 DNA encoding:
- a CDS encoding 3-phosphoshikimate 1-carboxyvinyltransferase, with protein sequence MRYTVSAPSTLRADIQLPASKSISNRALILHALAHGNITPCNLSDCDDTRVMIRALNGNPEHIDILAAGTAMRFLTAYFSVIPGTRVITGTERMRQRPIHILVDALRKLGAQIEYEGNEGFPPLRITGTELRGEEISLAGNVSSQYISALLMTGAILPKGLHLHLTGNIISRPYINLTLQLMRDFGAKADWNSENSITVSPGGYQDVPFTVESDWSAASYWYQTVALSGNRHMNAGSAEISSPTVDLLGLFPHSHQGDSRGAEIFSRLGVHTEYIGHGVRLTQTGTPVEHLTEDMVDIPDLAQTFAVTCCLMNIPFRFTGLQSLKIKETDRINALITELHKLGYIVRSEQDSILSWNGDRCPAEAAPTISTYEDHRMAMAFAPACFMLPRLKIDEPQVVSKSYPAYWEDLQKAGFKISQDKD